The Pirellulimonas nuda genome includes a region encoding these proteins:
- the cysD gene encoding sulfate adenylyltransferase subunit CysD produces the protein MDRTQSGRGRGEAWPAPPHLDALESEAIHILREVAAAFENPVLLYSIGKDSSVLLHLMRKAFFPGKPPIPLLHIDSTWEFREMTEFRERYARQELGLRVIVKINEEGRAAGVNPFDYGSNAYTEVMRTLPLKEALTEYGFDAAIGGGRRDEERSRAKERIFSFRDRSHRWDPRNQRPELWSIYNTWRRPGECLRVFPLSNWTELDVWQYIAREMVPLPELYLARPRPVVQRGHDLIVVDDERMRLVEGEHPEIRTVRFRTLGCYPVTGAVESAAATIEQVVQELIETRHSERQGRAIDRDEACAMERKKREGYF, from the coding sequence ATCGACCGGACGCAGAGCGGACGAGGGCGCGGCGAGGCCTGGCCAGCGCCCCCCCACCTAGACGCCTTGGAATCTGAGGCGATCCACATCTTGCGCGAGGTCGCCGCCGCGTTCGAGAACCCGGTGTTGTTGTACTCGATCGGCAAGGACTCTTCGGTCCTCTTGCACTTGATGCGAAAGGCGTTTTTTCCTGGTAAGCCGCCGATCCCGCTGCTGCACATCGACTCGACATGGGAGTTCCGCGAGATGACGGAATTCCGTGAGCGTTACGCACGCCAGGAGCTCGGCCTGCGGGTGATCGTCAAGATCAATGAGGAGGGCCGGGCGGCGGGTGTGAACCCGTTCGACTACGGCAGCAACGCCTACACCGAGGTGATGCGCACTCTGCCCCTGAAGGAGGCCCTCACCGAGTATGGTTTTGACGCCGCCATCGGCGGCGGCAGACGCGATGAAGAGCGTTCGCGGGCCAAGGAACGCATTTTCTCGTTCCGCGATCGAAGCCACCGCTGGGACCCGCGAAACCAACGCCCGGAGCTGTGGAGCATCTACAACACTTGGCGCCGACCCGGCGAATGCCTGCGTGTTTTTCCTCTCTCCAACTGGACCGAGCTCGATGTGTGGCAGTACATCGCGCGGGAGATGGTTCCGCTCCCGGAGCTCTACCTCGCCAGACCCCGACCTGTCGTCCAGCGCGGCCACGATCTGATTGTGGTTGACGACGAGCGGATGCGATTGGTGGAGGGTGAACACCCCGAGATCCGGACCGTCCGCTTCCGCACCCTTGGCTGCTACCCGGTCACCGGGGCGGTGGAGTCCGCGGCGGCGACCATCGAGCAGGTCGTTCAAGAACTGATCGAGACTCGACACTCGGAGCGGCAGGGGCGTGCGATCGATCGCGACGAGGCGTGCGCAATGGAACGCAAGAAGCGAGAAGGATACTTCTGA
- a CDS encoding YbcC family protein gives MSIKNLERAFKQPLPTGQASDIAKLSTDACRVVAQTIAPVWPLADYVAVNPYLGLTNAKFLEARERLQGFSDCELLMSVDYYRQRFEEGSFGRAEIASAIDELVDDGVQDAELLTSKNLERVLTGRWSEEVDTDATEPSERSPRLRSISGAFDQHAGASWTARIHEEIGKHCAAHYDRGQASWQSPWKELSLYRAWRSAMRHDRRMEILGLRGVRALAERLPNEPAAACAQLLEASGVPSQLWPSYLLCLAYELPGWSAWAQYQSAWVEGGEARVGDGQGDDLIGLLAIRLAYDVTLSEQFDFAMDVSAVLETHRSGAAATARDHRGTPNHGLVRYALMRANELGYRNRILCRLAESSAASLGDAAAEVVAGGGAAARRKLAQVAFCIDVRSERVRRHLEGTNDQIETIGFAGFFGIPFAYERLGESAATNQLPVLVRPQFRVVEQVRGVAADQQQTVVARRGFVRTLRKSWKRFQTATVSAFAFVEATGVLFGFKLLQRVAPIPSGSLDPRCDGAAKEQRSRLGPDLAVLDSQGLTLDRQADLAGSILAGMGLLQGFARLVVFCGHGTQTENNPLAAGLDCGACGGHSGEPNARLAAQLLNRPEVRSRLLAKGVDLPAEVHFLAGLHNTTTDQISFFDLDLVPPSHQPDVAQLCAAAETAAHQTRQERLPLLCTQRASDPFRRALDWSEVRPEWGLTGNAAFIVAPRWLTESINLDGRAFLHSYDHLTDPDGKVLEAILTAPMVVGSWINLQYFASTVDPGHFGSGSKTIHNVVGRFGAFSGNGGDLKTGLPWESIHDGVHYRHDPVRLLSVVAAPRAQIAGILRRHSGVEQLAVNGWIHLVAIDAGAFHRFTPQKTWQEIDLAYARTGVEVEAPMASGEPVPSLAS, from the coding sequence ATGAGCATTAAGAATCTGGAACGGGCGTTCAAGCAACCGCTGCCAACTGGGCAGGCTAGCGACATCGCCAAGTTGAGCACAGACGCTTGCCGCGTCGTGGCTCAGACCATCGCACCGGTTTGGCCGCTCGCCGACTACGTCGCCGTCAATCCATACCTTGGCCTCACGAATGCAAAGTTCTTGGAAGCACGCGAGCGCTTGCAGGGCTTCTCCGATTGCGAACTGCTGATGTCGGTAGACTACTACCGACAGCGGTTTGAGGAAGGGAGCTTCGGCCGAGCAGAGATCGCGTCAGCGATCGACGAGTTGGTCGACGACGGAGTGCAGGACGCCGAGCTGCTGACAAGCAAAAACCTTGAACGCGTCTTAACGGGCCGGTGGTCAGAAGAGGTCGACACCGACGCGACCGAACCCTCGGAGCGTTCGCCCCGCCTTCGGTCGATATCTGGGGCCTTCGACCAACACGCGGGAGCCTCGTGGACCGCTAGGATCCACGAAGAGATCGGCAAGCACTGCGCCGCTCACTACGACCGGGGTCAGGCGTCGTGGCAAAGCCCGTGGAAAGAGCTGTCGCTGTACAGGGCGTGGCGATCGGCGATGCGGCACGACCGGAGAATGGAGATCCTCGGGCTGCGGGGCGTGCGTGCGCTGGCCGAGAGGCTGCCGAATGAGCCAGCGGCTGCGTGCGCCCAACTGCTGGAAGCATCCGGCGTGCCTTCACAGCTTTGGCCGTCCTATCTGCTCTGCTTGGCGTACGAATTGCCGGGCTGGAGCGCATGGGCTCAGTATCAGTCGGCCTGGGTCGAGGGGGGTGAGGCGCGGGTGGGTGACGGTCAAGGCGACGACCTGATCGGGCTGCTCGCGATAAGGCTGGCCTACGATGTCACTCTGTCGGAGCAGTTTGACTTCGCGATGGACGTGTCGGCGGTGCTCGAAACGCACCGGTCGGGCGCCGCAGCGACCGCGCGCGACCATCGAGGAACGCCGAATCATGGGCTCGTGCGCTACGCCTTGATGCGAGCCAACGAGCTTGGCTACCGAAACCGCATTCTCTGTCGGCTGGCAGAGTCTTCCGCAGCCTCTCTTGGTGACGCCGCGGCGGAGGTCGTCGCAGGGGGTGGAGCCGCCGCCAGGCGTAAACTCGCCCAGGTTGCGTTTTGCATCGACGTGCGTTCGGAACGGGTCCGTCGTCACCTAGAGGGGACCAACGATCAGATCGAAACGATCGGCTTCGCCGGCTTCTTTGGGATCCCATTCGCTTACGAACGGCTCGGCGAATCGGCGGCGACCAACCAATTGCCCGTGCTCGTCCGACCTCAGTTCAGGGTGGTCGAGCAGGTCCGGGGCGTAGCGGCCGATCAGCAGCAGACGGTCGTCGCTCGGAGGGGCTTCGTGCGGACCCTACGCAAATCCTGGAAGCGGTTCCAAACCGCTACGGTCAGCGCCTTCGCGTTTGTCGAAGCTACCGGCGTGCTCTTCGGCTTCAAGCTGCTACAACGTGTCGCCCCGATCCCGTCTGGTTCTCTTGATCCGCGTTGCGACGGTGCTGCTAAGGAGCAGCGCAGCCGGCTGGGGCCCGACCTGGCGGTTCTGGATTCGCAGGGATTGACGCTAGATCGGCAGGCGGACCTGGCAGGGTCGATCCTTGCCGGCATGGGGCTGCTTCAGGGCTTCGCTAGGCTCGTCGTCTTCTGCGGCCACGGGACCCAGACCGAAAACAACCCGCTCGCCGCGGGTCTCGATTGCGGCGCCTGCGGTGGTCATTCCGGCGAGCCTAATGCGCGGCTGGCCGCCCAGTTGCTCAACCGTCCAGAAGTCCGATCTCGGCTGCTGGCCAAAGGAGTCGATCTGCCCGCGGAGGTACACTTTCTTGCGGGCCTGCACAACACCACTACGGACCAGATCAGCTTTTTCGACCTCGACCTAGTCCCCCCGTCCCACCAACCAGACGTTGCGCAACTCTGCGCGGCGGCCGAGACAGCTGCGCATCAAACAAGGCAGGAGCGGCTCCCGCTGCTCTGCACTCAAAGGGCTAGCGACCCCTTCCGCCGCGCCCTCGACTGGTCTGAGGTGCGGCCCGAATGGGGGCTCACCGGCAACGCGGCGTTCATCGTGGCGCCGCGTTGGCTGACCGAGTCGATCAACCTTGACGGGCGTGCGTTCCTGCACAGCTACGACCACCTGACCGACCCCGATGGCAAGGTGCTCGAAGCGATCCTGACGGCGCCGATGGTCGTCGGGAGTTGGATCAACCTTCAGTACTTCGCATCGACGGTCGACCCCGGCCATTTCGGCAGCGGGAGCAAGACGATCCACAACGTGGTCGGCCGCTTCGGCGCCTTCTCGGGAAACGGGGGCGATCTCAAGACGGGACTGCCGTGGGAATCGATCCACGACGGCGTCCACTACCGACACGATCCTGTGCGGCTGTTGTCGGTGGTCGCCGCTCCACGGGCTCAGATCGCCGGCATCCTCAGGCGACACAGCGGCGTTGAGCAGCTAGCCGTCAACGGGTGGATTCACCTCGTCGCGATCGACGCCGGAGCGTTCCATCGGTTCACACCTCAGAAGACCTGGCAAGAGATCGACTTGGCGTACGCACGAACTGGCGTAGAGGTCGAGGCGCCGATGGCGTCCGGCGAACCGGTCCCGTCCCTGGCTTCGTAG
- a CDS encoding proton-conducting transporter transmembrane domain-containing protein produces MTILLLLALLTSAFSLFFFCAASASGCNRRPVAVRTAVTLLVAWLFVLASAGVLGRICGAVDPIAELRWPPVGPIACGAYFDGVSSLTLMLVSFVGLVVCRYSIRYLDGDPRQGDYFRWVAATIGSVSLLVLSGNLLMLVGAWIATSLSLHHLLLFLPGRAGAQRAAWTKFAISRVGDLFLIAALLLAFGEFETFDLSAIFAAIAPDQNLSPDRTYSLTWIGWLVVFGGITKSAQFPLHSWLPETLETPTPVSALMHAGVVNAGGYLIIRLSPLVVHAPASLDMLAIVGTATASYAGVVMLTQSSVKKGLAYSTVAQMGFMMLQCGLGAFSAAMLHLVTHSLYKAYAFLNSGNVLKEEHAARGAEPLDASPQARLARLPVVAASVVIGCGTIAWLLGFDLAAKPGGYALAMVFCLALTMGLWESMAIRSQKGRGTAAVAAAVVAALYIGGYQAIDGLVGSYVAQPPAGATAVFAGWIVVSAFIGLAALQVALRSQAGLRWREAFYVHALNGFYADAVVMRLWGLLTHRM; encoded by the coding sequence ATGACGATTCTTCTGCTGCTAGCGCTGCTTACCTCGGCGTTTTCGCTGTTTTTCTTCTGTGCGGCGTCCGCGTCCGGGTGCAACCGCCGCCCGGTGGCGGTCAGGACAGCCGTCACGCTGCTCGTCGCGTGGCTGTTTGTTCTGGCCTCGGCTGGGGTTCTGGGCCGGATCTGCGGCGCCGTCGATCCTATCGCCGAACTGAGGTGGCCGCCGGTGGGCCCGATCGCTTGCGGCGCGTACTTTGACGGCGTTTCGAGCCTGACCCTGATGCTGGTCAGCTTTGTAGGCCTCGTCGTGTGTCGCTACTCGATCCGCTACCTCGACGGCGATCCGCGTCAGGGAGACTACTTCCGCTGGGTAGCCGCCACCATCGGTAGCGTCTCGCTGCTTGTGCTTTCGGGCAACCTGCTAATGCTCGTCGGCGCCTGGATAGCCACCAGCCTCTCGCTGCACCATTTGCTGCTATTCTTGCCCGGCCGGGCCGGCGCCCAGCGGGCCGCGTGGACGAAGTTCGCCATCAGCCGCGTTGGCGACCTCTTCCTAATCGCGGCCCTGCTGCTCGCGTTTGGCGAGTTTGAGACCTTCGATCTGTCGGCCATCTTTGCCGCCATCGCGCCGGATCAAAACCTTTCGCCGGATCGCACGTACAGCTTGACGTGGATTGGCTGGTTAGTGGTCTTCGGAGGAATCACCAAGTCGGCCCAGTTCCCGTTGCACAGTTGGCTCCCCGAGACGCTCGAGACCCCCACTCCGGTCTCGGCGTTGATGCACGCAGGCGTTGTGAACGCCGGCGGCTATCTGATCATCCGGCTGAGTCCACTCGTCGTCCATGCGCCGGCCTCCCTCGACATGCTTGCCATCGTCGGGACAGCAACCGCCAGTTACGCGGGGGTGGTCATGCTGACCCAATCAAGCGTGAAGAAGGGGCTCGCATATTCCACAGTCGCGCAAATGGGCTTCATGATGCTGCAGTGCGGTCTGGGCGCCTTCTCGGCGGCAATGCTCCACCTCGTCACCCACTCGCTGTACAAGGCGTACGCTTTCCTCAACAGCGGCAACGTGCTCAAGGAAGAGCACGCCGCCCGAGGCGCAGAGCCGCTCGATGCGTCTCCTCAGGCAAGGCTCGCGCGTTTGCCCGTCGTCGCGGCGTCGGTGGTCATCGGTTGCGGGACGATCGCCTGGCTGCTCGGCTTCGATCTTGCCGCCAAGCCGGGGGGGTACGCCCTGGCTATGGTCTTCTGCCTCGCTCTGACGATGGGATTGTGGGAGTCGATGGCGATCCGCTCCCAAAAGGGCCGAGGCACGGCGGCCGTAGCCGCCGCCGTCGTCGCGGCGCTGTACATCGGCGGCTACCAGGCGATCGACGGTCTCGTGGGAAGCTACGTCGCCCAGCCTCCAGCCGGCGCCACGGCCGTCTTCGCCGGATGGATCGTGGTGTCTGCCTTCATCGGGCTCGCCGCCCTGCAGGTTGCATTGAGGTCCCAGGCGGGTCTCCGGTGGCGTGAAGCCTTCTACGTTCACGCCCTGAACGGATTCTACGCCGACGCCGTGGTAATGCGTCTGTGGGGCCTCCTCACGCACCGCATGTAG
- a CDS encoding helix-turn-helix transcriptional regulator has protein sequence MPKKIPPQAPTKSGKQAKKPPGPGVKSPPLFSAPPRRGGQETRHRWTFLTNHSHVLILLNAEPDLVLREIAARVGITERAIQQILADLQEEGFIEREKIGRRNHYRVKTDHYLRHPIEAHCKVADLLSLIVDHPDAKKNAWL, from the coding sequence ATGCCTAAGAAGATTCCGCCCCAAGCGCCGACCAAGTCGGGGAAGCAAGCGAAAAAGCCACCGGGTCCGGGCGTGAAGTCGCCGCCGCTATTCTCGGCCCCGCCGAGGCGCGGCGGGCAAGAAACCCGCCACCGCTGGACGTTCCTCACCAACCACTCGCACGTCCTGATCCTGCTCAACGCAGAACCCGACCTCGTCCTGCGGGAGATCGCCGCCAGGGTCGGGATTACCGAGCGGGCGATCCAGCAGATCCTTGCCGACCTGCAGGAAGAGGGGTTTATCGAACGCGAGAAAATCGGTCGTCGCAACCACTACCGGGTGAAGACGGATCACTACTTGCGTCACCCCATTGAGGCCCACTGCAAGGTCGCCGACCTGCTTTCTCTCATCGTCGACCACCCCGACGCCAAGAAGAACGCTTGGCTATGA
- a CDS encoding DUF1559 family PulG-like putative transporter — protein sequence MLRRVSPHALSQTEPALRSAILLLGACLLLATATPLSAQAPPASQPVSLESAERRLRLYPDDPYAQFVALQLAGRAGPDEFGRVTTLLQRRDAFGLGGRGRREAVDLLNFTSGALAVQESLQLDTMTGDLASGAPDPRRRGQAGPTFNGSPHDRQQLQQLTLAMLNYESTHRRLPAAASHDDRGAALLSWRVHLLPFLGETALYDRFRLDEPWDSPHNKPLLAQMPDAYRASSDAAGDGATTTFQVPTGEGTVFAGPQGANLRRIVDGTSNTILLLKVEAAKAVPWTKPQDIAVDLGTLVVKTVFGDSDWVDAAMVDGSPRSFPRTLGDERLGRLLQPNDGQPVDWRAIAQGAPPRTAMPTAANIDVATLQGPTIKGHPFEEMLAGRSPRVSELARCVPNDFYFVHARSLTKLLSIAGDYQAWSSELMQQTFDQGGQAALLRRVLVQLGCEFDPQSLQQLSDAADEVAVVGSDLYLHEGSDVTLLVRFEPGSDARRLLDQGLAAARRSHPSARVSHGQYAGVAYTHVTTSDRSVHAFTAYPRDDVHLRSNSLLAMQQLIDTMVGADQGGAPAGRASLGASAEFRYVRTVYAYGAEEEDVLVYLSDPFIRRLMGPASKITEMRRRQCYAHLQMVHYATLLYLTEHGVRPTSVAQLVRSGCLPDGFINGSIRCPDGGQYALQDGGQTTRCTHHGCAHCMAPGIETAAQRVTHAEKQLYDAFLAEYNQYWRTFFDPIAIRIRHAPDASRVETVVLPLLDNSIYSAAAQVLGGPPASITRAPVSERVVLSVGATLKKDGLFVADARPGGSDTLANLRQIGLAVLNFESANRRLPPRAPQGAGLSWRVHILPYLEEQALYDRFRLDEPWDSPHNQELLNQMPAVYGDRGSDTSILGLSGKGLLNAKPRGLQLRQITDGLSNTLLAVDAGRARAVPWTKPADLPLDPADPLASVGAIGEEGLAVVFADGAVLVLPPDIPAEEFLAYATYNGGEGIRRSRAVRPRPRPRPALRESTVRDWLRSLGVSDNDSARLDIVKLARQGLGRHVSFHVCDARPAFSFNSLRFAGRLLADRSGWLRSELLMLVPVVNSLSAPVYVAWSLDDPKFVDAFLIELDGLLATAARSEPARPVSFDFYRLSGSDPIVRCIAWELLGFRLRAFYARVDDHLVIASQPDVIDGLVQSRAAGGLAAREGPPGHVQLRIQPQHWSQGLNEMRLAWGESAREACLENLGPLNSAASIPLEAAGGPSEAARQAFGTSYACPCGGEYSLHQPAGQQPSVRCSLHGDASRPRQAATAPDTSAAATALSQLGDVSATLTFTEYGLQAVFEVQRRKAGE from the coding sequence ATGCTTCGCCGAGTCTCGCCTCACGCCCTCTCTCAGACCGAGCCCGCCCTGCGCTCCGCAATCCTGCTGTTGGGCGCCTGCCTGCTGCTTGCGACTGCTACGCCGCTGTCGGCCCAGGCGCCGCCGGCGTCCCAACCGGTCTCGCTGGAGTCCGCCGAGCGGCGCCTGCGGCTCTACCCCGACGACCCGTACGCGCAGTTTGTCGCACTGCAGCTAGCGGGTCGCGCCGGCCCGGATGAGTTCGGACGGGTCACGACACTGCTGCAGCGGCGCGATGCGTTCGGGCTTGGCGGGCGGGGGCGCCGAGAAGCGGTCGACCTGTTGAACTTCACCTCCGGTGCCCTCGCGGTCCAGGAGAGCCTGCAGCTCGACACGATGACCGGCGACCTAGCCAGCGGAGCGCCCGACCCCCGGCGTCGCGGGCAAGCCGGCCCGACCTTCAACGGGAGCCCCCACGACCGACAGCAGTTGCAGCAGCTGACCCTGGCGATGCTCAACTACGAGTCGACGCATCGCCGCCTGCCGGCGGCGGCCTCGCACGACGACCGCGGCGCGGCGCTCTTGAGCTGGCGGGTCCACCTGCTCCCCTTCTTGGGCGAGACGGCCCTCTACGACCGGTTCCGGCTCGACGAACCGTGGGACAGCCCGCACAACAAGCCGCTCCTCGCACAGATGCCCGACGCCTACCGGGCGTCGAGCGACGCAGCAGGGGACGGCGCCACCACCACGTTCCAGGTACCGACCGGGGAAGGGACCGTCTTCGCCGGGCCGCAGGGGGCCAACCTCCGGCGGATCGTCGACGGAACTTCCAACACGATCTTGCTGCTGAAGGTCGAGGCCGCCAAGGCCGTCCCGTGGACGAAGCCGCAGGACATTGCGGTCGACCTCGGTACGCTGGTGGTGAAGACCGTTTTCGGCGACTCGGACTGGGTCGACGCGGCGATGGTCGACGGCTCGCCGCGCAGCTTCCCTAGGACGCTGGGGGACGAGAGGCTCGGCAGGCTGCTCCAACCAAACGACGGTCAACCGGTCGACTGGCGCGCGATCGCTCAAGGGGCGCCGCCCCGCACCGCAATGCCGACAGCGGCGAACATCGACGTCGCCACGCTGCAGGGACCGACCATCAAGGGCCACCCGTTCGAGGAGATGCTCGCGGGGCGATCGCCCCGTGTCTCGGAGCTGGCCCGCTGCGTCCCCAACGACTTTTACTTCGTGCACGCCCGGTCGCTGACCAAGCTGCTCTCGATCGCCGGCGACTACCAGGCGTGGTCGTCGGAGCTGATGCAGCAAACGTTCGACCAGGGGGGCCAAGCGGCGCTCCTCCGCCGGGTGCTCGTTCAGCTCGGCTGCGAGTTCGACCCTCAATCGCTGCAACAATTGAGCGACGCTGCGGACGAGGTCGCGGTCGTCGGCAGCGACCTCTACCTGCACGAAGGGAGCGACGTAACTCTATTGGTCCGATTCGAGCCCGGGAGCGACGCACGGCGGCTGCTGGACCAGGGGCTCGCCGCCGCGCGTCGGAGCCACCCGAGCGCCCGGGTCTCACACGGCCAGTACGCCGGGGTCGCCTACACCCACGTGACCACCTCCGACCGCAGCGTCCACGCCTTCACCGCCTACCCGCGGGACGACGTACACCTCCGCAGCAACTCCTTGCTCGCGATGCAGCAGTTGATCGACACGATGGTCGGCGCCGACCAGGGCGGGGCCCCCGCGGGCCGCGCGTCGCTCGGCGCTAGCGCCGAGTTCCGCTATGTGCGGACGGTGTACGCGTACGGCGCCGAGGAGGAAGACGTGCTGGTCTACCTCTCGGACCCCTTCATCCGACGGCTGATGGGGCCCGCTTCGAAGATCACCGAGATGCGTCGCCGGCAGTGCTACGCCCACCTGCAGATGGTCCACTACGCCACGCTGCTCTACCTCACCGAGCACGGCGTCCGCCCGACGAGCGTCGCGCAGCTGGTCCGCAGCGGATGCCTCCCCGACGGGTTCATCAACGGCTCGATCCGCTGCCCCGACGGGGGCCAATACGCGCTGCAAGACGGGGGGCAGACGACCCGCTGCACCCACCACGGCTGCGCCCACTGCATGGCGCCCGGGATCGAGACCGCCGCGCAGCGCGTTACGCACGCCGAGAAGCAGCTCTACGATGCGTTCCTTGCCGAGTACAACCAGTACTGGCGGACCTTCTTCGACCCGATCGCGATCCGGATCCGCCACGCCCCCGACGCCTCACGCGTCGAAACGGTCGTGCTGCCGCTGTTGGACAACAGCATCTACTCCGCCGCTGCGCAGGTCCTGGGGGGTCCGCCGGCCTCCATTACCCGAGCGCCCGTGTCGGAACGGGTTGTGCTGAGCGTCGGGGCGACGCTGAAGAAGGACGGCCTGTTTGTGGCGGACGCCCGGCCCGGAGGCAGCGACACGCTCGCCAACCTAAGGCAGATAGGACTCGCGGTGCTTAATTTCGAGTCCGCCAATCGCCGGCTCCCGCCGCGGGCCCCCCAGGGCGCCGGGCTGAGCTGGCGCGTGCACATCCTGCCCTACCTCGAGGAGCAGGCGCTGTACGACCGGTTCCGGCTCGACGAGCCGTGGGACAGCCCGCACAACCAGGAGCTTCTCAACCAGATGCCCGCCGTCTACGGCGATCGGGGCAGCGACACGAGCATCCTCGGCTTGAGCGGCAAGGGTCTCTTGAACGCTAAGCCGCGGGGCCTGCAACTCAGGCAGATCACCGACGGGCTCTCCAACACGCTGCTGGCCGTCGACGCCGGGAGGGCGCGGGCAGTGCCCTGGACGAAGCCCGCCGACCTGCCGCTGGATCCTGCGGACCCGTTGGCGTCGGTTGGGGCGATCGGGGAAGAGGGACTCGCCGTGGTGTTTGCCGACGGCGCCGTTCTGGTCCTGCCTCCGGATATCCCGGCAGAAGAGTTCCTGGCCTACGCCACCTACAACGGTGGGGAAGGAATTCGGCGCAGCCGCGCCGTGCGTCCGCGTCCACGTCCTCGGCCCGCCCTGCGAGAGAGCACGGTGCGGGACTGGCTCCGCTCCCTCGGAGTGTCGGACAATGACAGCGCGCGGCTCGACATCGTCAAACTCGCCCGCCAAGGGCTGGGCCGGCATGTCAGCTTCCATGTCTGCGACGCCCGGCCCGCATTCAGCTTCAACTCCCTGCGGTTCGCGGGCCGACTGCTGGCGGACCGATCGGGCTGGCTGCGGTCCGAACTCTTGATGCTCGTGCCGGTCGTGAACTCGCTCAGCGCGCCGGTCTACGTCGCGTGGTCGCTCGACGACCCGAAGTTCGTCGATGCGTTCCTGATAGAACTCGACGGGCTGCTTGCGACCGCGGCCCGCAGCGAACCTGCCCGGCCGGTCTCCTTCGATTTTTACCGCCTGTCCGGCTCCGATCCGATAGTCCGTTGCATCGCCTGGGAGCTGCTGGGGTTCCGGCTGCGTGCGTTCTATGCGCGGGTCGACGACCACCTGGTGATCGCATCACAACCCGACGTCATTGATGGGCTCGTGCAGAGCAGGGCGGCTGGCGGTCTGGCCGCCCGCGAGGGCCCCCCCGGACACGTGCAGCTGCGGATCCAGCCCCAGCACTGGTCGCAGGGGCTCAACGAGATGCGTCTCGCTTGGGGAGAGTCTGCGCGCGAGGCGTGTCTCGAGAACCTGGGACCGCTCAACTCGGCTGCCAGCATCCCGCTCGAAGCGGCGGGAGGGCCGTCCGAGGCGGCCCGCCAGGCGTTTGGAACCAGCTACGCGTGCCCGTGCGGCGGGGAGTACTCGCTCCACCAACCGGCGGGTCAGCAACCATCGGTCCGCTGCAGCCTGCACGGCGACGCGAGTCGCCCCAGGCAGGCCGCCACGGCCCCGGATACCAGCGCCGCGGCGACGGCCCTCTCGCAGCTGGGAGACGTCTCGGCCACGCTGACGTTCACCGAGTACGGACTGCAAGCGGTGTTCGAAGTCCAGCGGCGTAAAGCGGGCGAGTGA